Part of the Streptomyces sp. NBC_01460 genome, CGAGGCTGCCGCCGGGGCTGAGGGGGTACGGGTGGGGGCGGCGCTCGCCGGGCCGGCGGAGGCCACGGTGCTTGCCCCGGCCGCCGCCGCGAGCGCGGCGGTCAGCACGGTCCTGCGTGAAGTCGGTCTGGTCATGGGCGAGACCCCCGGTCGTTGAGCGGATTGGGGCTGCGGGTGCCGATCGGTGGGCCAACTATCGCGGGTCGGGGCGGCATCCGGCCAGTGATTCGGGCCGTGCCGCGTGAGCAATATTGGTCTGGTCCACTGGCGTGACCTGGGCGAGGGCCGAGGAGCGGCCCGGTCGTGACCCTGAGAAGGAGTGCCGGGACGCGTGCCGGGGCCGGGCCCCGTGGGCTCACGGGCTCACGGGCTCACGGGCTCACGGGCTCTCATAGGGTGGGGGCATGAACGACCTGGCGGACCACGCGCGCCGGCTGCGCGCCCTGCCCCCGTCCTGCGGTCCGGTGCGGCTGGTCGCGGTCGACGGTCACGCGGGGTCCGGCAAGAGCACCTTCGCCGGCCGCCTGGCCGCCGCGCTCGGCGGCGCCCCCGTACTGCACCTCGACGACCTGGCCACGCACGAGGAGCTCTTCGACTGGACGGACCGCCTGCGGGCGCAGGTCCTGGACCCGCTGTCCCGCGGAGAGTCCGCGCGGTACGCCCCCTACGACTGGACGGCCCGGCGCTTCGGTCCGCCGAGGACCCTGGGCCCCGCCCCCGTGACCCTGATCGAGGGCGTCGGGGCCGGCCGGGCCGCGGTGCGGCCGTTCCTCGCGGGGCTGCTGTGGATGGAGGGTGACAGCGAGGCCTCCTGGGAGCGCGGCAGACTCCGTGACGGCCCCGGGCTCACGGAGTTCTGGGACGGCTGGACCGCGGCGGAGCGGCGGCATTTCGCCGACGACCCCTCCGCTCCCTTCGCGGACGTGGTGGTGCGGCAGATACCCACGGGATACACGTGGCTGGAAGGGCCTCACCCGACAGCGGGGGCGAGTCGGATCATCACGGACAGTGAAGCTTGAGGTACTCCATACCGACCAGTAGGAAAAAGCGCCGGAGCGGCCCCAACTCGGCTTGACCGAGGGGCCGTACTGGTCCTACGTTCTCAATGTGCGGCTTTTCGGAGCCCCGACAGACGCGAAGCCCCCGGTCGTTCCCCCGTGACCGGGGGCTTCGTCCTGCCCTCCCGCACCCTTCGGACCGGGCCCCCTCTCACCCTCGGTCACCACCGGTGAAGCGCCGGTATCGCACTTAACCGCTCACTCCCTGTGCAGGTACGATGCGTCTCGGTGTGGTCAATTCCCGTCCCGGGCGCGGTGATTAGGTGCGTCGCGCTGGGCATGCTGTGCGGGCGGGGCATTCTGGGGGCACGGTTTGTGGGGGACCTGATGGACATCGGCACGCCGGGCACACAGGCCCCGGCCGACCTTGCCTGGCTGCGCGGGGTGGACGCCTACACCATGGGCGCGTACCCGCAGGCCGAGGACGAGTTCAGGACCGCGGTACGCATCGATCCCGGGATGGCGGACGGCTGGCTGGGCCTGCACGCGCTGCGGATCGACACCACCACGGCCCTGTTACGCATGTACCGCCATCGCGAGCGCTTCGGCGAACAGCGCGGGCGCCATCGCCGTACGCTCAACTCCTGGTACTGGCTGGGGTGGTGGGTGCAGCCGGTGCTGGAGAGCCCGCGCGACCTGCTCCTCGCGCACGCCTCGCACTGGCTCGACGGCCGCCATGTTCCGGAGCTGGACCGGGCGTTGGCGGGGCTGCCGCCGGTCGACGCCGACCCCCAGGTGCGGTTCCTGCACGCCTGCCGCTCCTACCTGGTCAAGGACTGGGACCAGCTCGTGCGCACCACGGAGCAGCTCACCGACGATCCGCTGCTCGGCATCGAGGCGGGGCTCTTCGGCGGCATGGCCCGGGTGCGCCTGGAGATGTACGGGCAGGCGGAGCCCCTCCTGTCCGCAGCTCTGATGCGCTGTCGCAGCGAGCAGCCCCAGCGCAAGGAGCTCCGCTACTGGCTGGCGCGGGCCCACGAGGGCACCGGACGCAGCGCGGCGGCGCTGCCGCTGTACCGGGCGGTGCACCGGGTGGACCCGGCCTTCATGGACACCTCGGCCCGGCTCGCGGCGATCTCCGAGGGGGACGGTTACGACGAGGCCGCCGATCTCGCCCCGGTCTCGCTGGCCGGCTTCGGTTCGGACAGTGCGGGGACGGAGGCCCGGACGGACGGGGACACGGCACTCGGCACCGATCTGGCGGACGGCCGTGAGCCCTGGCTCGGCGGCGACCCGCAGGTCCTGCCCGGGGCCGTGCTGCCGTCGTCCGCGCCCGTCGCCGGCGGGGCGCGGGTGAAGCCGGGGGCACCGCGGGCCGCCGTCTTCCCCGCGGGGCCGAGCGACCCGGCCATGCTCGCCCAGGCCTTGGCCGAGCTCGAGCGCATGGTCGGGCTGGAGCCCGTGAAGCGCCAGGTCAAGGCCCTGTCCGCGCAGCTCGCCATGGCGCGCCTGCGGGCGGAGCAGGGCCTGCCGGTGCAGCCGCCGAAGCGCCACTTCGTCTTCTCCGGCCCGTCCGGGACGGGCAAGACCACCGTCGCCCGCATCCTGGGCAGGGTGTTCTACGCACTCGGGCTCCTCGGCGGCGACCATCTGGTGGAGGCCCAACGCTCCGATCTGGTCGGCGAGTTCCTCGGGCAGACGGCGGTGAAGGCCAACGAGCTGATCGATTCGGCGCTCGGTGGTGTGCTGTTCGTCGACGAGGCGTACAGCCTCTCCAACTCCGGTTACAGCAAGGGCGACGCGTACGGCGACGAGGCCCTGCAGGTGCTCCTCAAGCGGGCCGAGGACAACAGGGACCATCTGGTCGTCATCCTCGCCGGCTACCCGGAGGGCATGGACCGGCTGCTCTCCACCAATCCGGGGCTGTCCTCGCGCTTCACGACGCGCGTCGACTTCCCGAGCTACCGTCCCCTCGAACTCACCGCGATCGGCGGGGTGCTGGCCGCCGAGAACGGCGACGTGTGGGACGAGGAGTCCCTCGACGAGCTGCGCAGCATCAGCGGGCACGTGGTCGACCAGGGCTGGATCGACGAGCTGGGCAACGGCCGTTTCCTGCGCACCCTGTACGAGAAGAGCTGCGCCTACCGCGATCTGCGGCTGTCCGGATACGCCGCCGCGCCGACCCGCGACGATCTGGCCACCCTGCGGCTGCCGGACCTGATGCAGGCGTACGGCGAGGTGCTGTCCGGGCGGAGCTCCATGGACCGCGGGACGCAGGAGCCCGGGGCGCTGTGACACGGCCGCCGGGCGGCCCCGGCGGGGCCGCCCGGCGGCCGTGACGACCAGCCCCGGGTGTCAGCCCAGCGGGGCCATGGCCTTCGGCACGTCCACCGTGCGGCGCGGCACCGACACGCGGTGGGCCGGGTCGCGGACCTCACCCACGAGCATCTCCAGGACGTCCTCCATGGCGACCAGGCCGAGCACCTTGCCCGACGCGTCGGCGACCTGGGCGAGGTGCGTGGCCGCGCGCCGCATGACCGTCAGCGCGTCGTCCAGCGGGAGCTCCGCCCGCACCGTCGCCATGGGGCGCCAGACCTGCTGGGGCACGGCCCGCTCGCCGTCCTCCAGCTCCAGGACGTCCTTGACGTGCAGATAGCCCATGAAGGCGCCGCCGCCCTCCGCGCAGACGGGGAAGCGCGAGAAGCCGGTCCGTACGGTCAGCTCCTCGACCCGGCGGGGGGTGACGGAGGGATCCACCGTCACCAGGGACGCCCGGTCCAGCAGCACGTCGGTGACGGGCCTGCTGCCCAGTTCGAGGGCGTCCCCTAGGCGCTCCTGCGCCTCCGGTTCCAGCAGGCCGGCCAGGCCCGCGTCCTCCACCAGCCGGTTGAGCTGCTCGCTGGTGAAGACGGCCTCGACCTCGTCCTTCGGCTCGACCTTGAAGAGCCGCAGCACGAGCGTGGCGCAGGCCCCGAGCGCCGAGGTGACCGGCCGGCAGAGCCGGGCGAAGCCGACCAGGCCGGGGCTGAGCCACATCGCGGTCCTCTCCGGGGCGGCCATCGCCAGGTTCTTCGGGACCATCTCGCCGATGACGAGGTGGAGGAAGACCACGGAGACGAGGGCCACGGCGAAGCCGAGCGGGTGGACGAACCCCTCGGGCACACGGGCCGCGTGGAAGACCGGCTCCAGGAGGTGGGCGACGGTCGGCTCGGCGACGGCACCGAGGGTGAGGGAGCAGATGGTGATGCCGAACTGCGCGGCGGCCATCATCTGCGGCAGGTTCTCCAGGCCGTACAGGACCTGTCTGGCGCGGCTCGACCCGCCGGCCGCGAGGGGTTCGACCTGGCTGCGCCGTACGGAGACGAGTGCGAACTCGGCACCGACGAAGAAGCCGTTCGCCAGCACGAGGAGGCCGGCGAGTGCCAGCTGTACGAGGCTCATCGCACGGCCTCCAGCAGCTCCTGGGTGAGGCGTTCCGCCGAGGGGTCCGGGAGGTCCGTCAGACGGACGAAGCGGACCTGTTCGGCGCGGTAGTGGCCGACCTGGCGGACGGAGATCCGCCAGCCGGGGAGCTCGGCCCGGTCGCCGGGTGCGGGGATGCGCCCGAGCAGGTCGGCGACCAGCCCCGCCACGGTCTCGTACGGGCCTTCGGGCACGTCGAGACCTATCCGGTGCAGGGTGAGCACCCGGGTGCTGCCCTCCACGTCCCAGCCGGACCGTCCGTCGTCGGCGACGACGGGCGTCAGCTCGGGACGGTCGGCGCCCTCCACGTCGTGCTCGTCCCTGACCTCCCCGACGAGCTCCTCGATGATGTCCTCCAGGGTGACGACACCCGCGGTGCCGCCGTACTCGTCGACCACCACGGCGATCGGCTGCTCGCTGCGCAGCCGCTGGAGCAGCTGCTCGACGGGCAGGGTCTCCGGCACCAGGAGCGGCGGTACGGCGATACGGCTCACCGGGGTGCGCAGCCGGTCCCCGGAGGGAACGCCCAGGGCGTTCTTCAGGTGGACCATGCCGACGACCTCGTCGATGCGGTCCCGGTAGACGGGGAAGCGCGACAGGCCGGTGGCACGGGTGAGGTTGAGGACGTCGGCCGCCGTCGCCGACGCCTGCAGCGCGCTGACCTTCACCCGCGGGGTCATGACGTGCTGCGCGGTGAGACCGGCGAGGGACAGGGTCCGCACGAAGAGGTCGGCGGTGTCCTGCTCCAGGGTCCCCGCCTCCGCGGAGTGCCGGGCCAGGGAGACCAGCTCGCCGGGTGTCCTGGCGGAGGCGAGCTCGTCGGTCGGTTCGACTCCCAGCAGCCGCACGAGCCGGTTGGCCACGGCGTTCAGGGCGGTGATCACCGGGCGCAGGAGGGTGGAGAAGCGGTGCTGGGGCCCGGCGACGAACCGCGCGACCTGGAGCGGCCGGGAGACCGCCCAGTTCTTCGGCACGAGCTCGCCGACCACCATCTGCACGGCGGAGGCGAGCAGCATGCCGATCACGACGCTCACTCCGGGCACGACCCCGCCGGGCAGTCCCGTGGCGGTGAGGGGTCCGGCGAGCAGCTGGGCGAGTGCCGGTTCGGCGAGCATGCCGACGACCAGCGAGGTGATGGTGATACCGAGCTGGGTGCCGGAGAGCTGGAAGGAGAGTTCACGCAGGGCGGCGACGACGGTACGGGCCCGGCGGTCGCCTTCGGCGGCGGCGCGTTCGGCGTCCGGCCGATCCACCGTGACGAGCCCGAATTCGGCTGCCACGAAGAACCCGTTGGCGAGGATGAGGAGGAATGCCGCGAGGAGCAGCAACAGGGGGGTGGTCATGCCGCCGCCTCCGGGGAGAGGGCGGCGCAGGTACTACCGGACGATCCGTCCATTGCTGGAGGGAGTCACTCCTTGGGTCGCAGGAAAAGGCCCCGCGGGCCCGGGGGGCCTTCTGGTGCGGGGCGGGGCGCACCCGGTGCGCCGCCGTTCCCAGAATAATCGGGATCCGGCCGAACGGGGCAGGGGGCTCAGCCGTTCTCCGTGGCGTCGTTCACTCCGCTGCCGTGGAACTCGGTGAGCGCGCGGAGTGCGCGGGCGTCCCGGATCGCCTGCTTCCTGGCGATTCCGGGCTGGATGCCGAGCGCGGGCAGGCTGGTGCCGTCGCTGAGGTCGAGGAAGACCCACGGGTCACCGGCCCGCAGGTTGACGCGGAGGATCTCCGCCCACGCCAGCCGTCGGGTCCGGGTGATGTTGACGACCGTGATCCCGCTCTCGTCGGCGGTGATCCGGGGCCTACTGAGGAGGGCCAGGACGCCGAAGAAGAGCAGGGCGACGAAGACGAAGCTGGTCCGCTCCCCCGGTCCGAGGTTCTCCAGGACCAGCGCGACCGCCGTGATGACGACGAACATCGCCGCCCCCACGGCCAGCAGGACCACCCGGGTGAGGGTGGGCCTGAAGGTGGCCGGGAGAGCGGGGAGTCCGGTCGGACCGGGCGCGGGGGCGGTCATGGGGCGGTGTCGTCCTCAGGTGTGCTGTGGTCCGGCCGTCAGAGGCGGCAGGCGTGGATGGCCGTGGTGAGGATCGCGCGCGCACCCAGTTCGTACAGGTCGTCCATGATCCGCTGGGCCTCCTTGGAGGCGACCATGGAGCGGACGGCGACCCAGCCCTCGTGGTGCAGGGGGGAGATGGTCGGCGACTCCAGGCCCGGGGTGAGGGCGACGGCGCGCTCCAGGTGCTCGACGCGGCAGTCGTAGTCCATCATCACGTAGGTGCGGGCGACCAGGACGCCCTGGAGGCGGCGCAGGAACTGCTGCACCTTGGGGTCCTCGGCGTCGGCGCCCTTGCGGCGGATCACGACGGCTTCCGAGGTCATGATCGGCTCGCCGATGACCTCGAGTCCGGCGTTGCGCAGGCTGGTGCCGGTCTCGACGACGTCGGCGATGACCTGGGCGACACCGAGCTCGATGGCGGTCTCGACCGCGCCGTCGAGGTGGACGACGGAGGCCTTCACGCCGGCCTCGGCGAGGTGGGCCGCGACGATGCCCTCGTACGACGTGGCGATCGTCATGCCGTCGAAGTCCTGCGGGCCGTCGGCCGTGCCGGGCTTGGTGGCGTAGCGGAAGGTCGAGCGCGCGAAGCCGAGCTGGAGGATCTCCTCGGCGTCGGCACCGGAGTCCAGCAGGAGGTCGCGGCCGGTGATGCCGATGTCGAGGCGGCCCGAGCTGACGTAGATCGCGATGTCCCGCGGCCTCAGGTAGAAGAACTCCACCTCGTTCGTCGGGTCGACCAGGACGAGTTCCTTCGACTCCTTGCGCTGCTGGTAGCCGGCCTCATGGAGCATCGCCATCGCAGGCCCGGAGAGTGAACCCTTGTTGGGGACGGCGATGCGCAGCATGAAGTCGGGTTTCCTTTGTGCGGAGGGATGTGCGGGAACGTGCGGGGTGCGGCTCAGAGGTGGGCGTAGACGTCGTCGAGGGAGATCCCGCGGGCGACCATCATCACCTGGACGTGGTAGAGCAGCTGCGAGATCTCCTCGGCGGCGGCTTCCTTGCCCTCGTATTCGGCGGCCATCCAGACCTCGGCGGCCTCCTCGACGACCTTCTTGCCGATGGCATGCACGCCCTTGCCCACCAGCTCGGCGGTGCGGGAGGTGGAGGGGTCGCCGTCGGCGGCCTTGAGCTGGAGCTCGGCGAAGAGCTCTTCGAAGGTTTTGTTCGCCATGATGGTCCTTAGAATACGGGGTCCCGGACCGCTGCTCAGCGCCAGGGTTCGCTGACGGTGCGCAGTGTGGCCGCGGTGGCCACGGCCGCGGTGACCGCTTCGTGGCCCTTGTCCTCGTTGGAGCCCTCGAGTCCGGCCCGGTCGAGGGCCTGTTCCTCGTTGTCGCACGTGAGTACGCCGAAGCCCACGGGGACCCCGGTGTCGACCGTGACCTGGGTGAGGCCGTTGGTCACGCCCTGGGACACGTATTCGAAGTGGGGGGTGCCACCGCGGATGATCACTCCGAGGGCCACGATCGCGTCGTAGCCGCGGCCGGCGAGCACCTTGGCCACCACCGGGAGCTCGAAGCTGCCGGGGACCCGCAGCAGCGTCGGCTCGTCGATGCCGAGGTCGTGCAGGGCGCGCAGGGCCCCGTCGACGAGTCCGTCCATGACCTGCTCGTGCCACTGGGCCGCGATCACCGCCACCCGCAGGTCTCCGCAGTTGCGTACGGACAGTTCGGGTGCGCCCTTGCCGCTCATGTCTCTCCTGTGTGTTCGTCGGTGCTTACTGGTTGCCGCAGGCGGACGCGGTGGCGTCCAGCCAGGGCAGGTCGTGGCCCATCCGGTCGCGCTTGGTGCGCAGGTACCGGAGGTTGTGCTCGCCCGCCTGGACGGGCATGGGCTCGCGCCCGGTGACCTCGAGACCGTGCCGTACGAGCGCGGCCGTCTTGTCGGGGTTGTTGGTCATCAGCCGCAGGGTGCGCACCCCGAGGTCCCGGAGGATCTGGGCGCCCGCCGCGTAGTCCCTGGCGTCGGCCGGGAGGCCGAGTTCGAGGTTGGCGTCGAGGGTGTCGGAGCCGCGCTCCTGGAGTTCGTACGCGCGCAGCTTGGACAGCAGTCCGATACCGCGGCCCTCGTGGCCGCGCAGATAGACGACGACGCCGCGGCCCTCGGCCGTGACGCGCTCCATCGAGGTGTGGAGCTGCGGACCGCAGTCGCAGCGCTGCGACTGGAAGATGTCGCCGGTCAGGCATTCGGAGTGGACCCGGACGAGGACGTCCTCGCCGTCGCCGATGTCGCCGTGGACGAGTGCCACGTGTTCGACGCCGTCGACGGTGGAGCGGTAGCCGTACGCGGTGAACGGGCCGAAGGTGGTGGGCAGCCGGACCTCGGCCTCGCGCCGCACCGTGGGCTCGGAGCTGCGGCGGTAGGCGATCAGGTCCTCGATGGAGATGATCGTGAGGCCGTGCTTGCGGGCGAAGGGCACGAGCTCGGGCAGCCGCAGCATCACCCCGTCCTCGCCGGCGATCTCGACGATGGCGCCCGCGGGGCGCAGTCCGGCGAGCCTGGCCAGGTCGACGGCCGCCTCGGTGTGGCCGTTGCGGACGAGGACACCGCCGGTCCGGGCGCGGAGCGGGAAGACGTGGCCGGGGCGCACGAAGTCGCCGGGGCCCGCCCTGCCGCCCGCGAGCAGCCGGAGCGTGGTGGCCCGGT contains:
- a CDS encoding uridine kinase family protein, translating into MNDLADHARRLRALPPSCGPVRLVAVDGHAGSGKSTFAGRLAAALGGAPVLHLDDLATHEELFDWTDRLRAQVLDPLSRGESARYAPYDWTARRFGPPRTLGPAPVTLIEGVGAGRAAVRPFLAGLLWMEGDSEASWERGRLRDGPGLTEFWDGWTAAERRHFADDPSAPFADVVVRQIPTGYTWLEGPHPTAGASRIITDSEA
- a CDS encoding AAA family ATPase, giving the protein MDIGTPGTQAPADLAWLRGVDAYTMGAYPQAEDEFRTAVRIDPGMADGWLGLHALRIDTTTALLRMYRHRERFGEQRGRHRRTLNSWYWLGWWVQPVLESPRDLLLAHASHWLDGRHVPELDRALAGLPPVDADPQVRFLHACRSYLVKDWDQLVRTTEQLTDDPLLGIEAGLFGGMARVRLEMYGQAEPLLSAALMRCRSEQPQRKELRYWLARAHEGTGRSAAALPLYRAVHRVDPAFMDTSARLAAISEGDGYDEAADLAPVSLAGFGSDSAGTEARTDGDTALGTDLADGREPWLGGDPQVLPGAVLPSSAPVAGGARVKPGAPRAAVFPAGPSDPAMLAQALAELERMVGLEPVKRQVKALSAQLAMARLRAEQGLPVQPPKRHFVFSGPSGTGKTTVARILGRVFYALGLLGGDHLVEAQRSDLVGEFLGQTAVKANELIDSALGGVLFVDEAYSLSNSGYSKGDAYGDEALQVLLKRAEDNRDHLVVILAGYPEGMDRLLSTNPGLSSRFTTRVDFPSYRPLELTAIGGVLAAENGDVWDEESLDELRSISGHVVDQGWIDELGNGRFLRTLYEKSCAYRDLRLSGYAAAPTRDDLATLRLPDLMQAYGEVLSGRSSMDRGTQEPGAL
- a CDS encoding hemolysin family protein is translated as MSLVQLALAGLLVLANGFFVGAEFALVSVRRSQVEPLAAGGSSRARQVLYGLENLPQMMAAAQFGITICSLTLGAVAEPTVAHLLEPVFHAARVPEGFVHPLGFAVALVSVVFLHLVIGEMVPKNLAMAAPERTAMWLSPGLVGFARLCRPVTSALGACATLVLRLFKVEPKDEVEAVFTSEQLNRLVEDAGLAGLLEPEAQERLGDALELGSRPVTDVLLDRASLVTVDPSVTPRRVEELTVRTGFSRFPVCAEGGGAFMGYLHVKDVLELEDGERAVPQQVWRPMATVRAELPLDDALTVMRRAATHLAQVADASGKVLGLVAMEDVLEMLVGEVRDPAHRVSVPRRTVDVPKAMAPLG
- a CDS encoding hemolysin family protein, with product MTTPLLLLLAAFLLILANGFFVAAEFGLVTVDRPDAERAAAEGDRRARTVVAALRELSFQLSGTQLGITITSLVVGMLAEPALAQLLAGPLTATGLPGGVVPGVSVVIGMLLASAVQMVVGELVPKNWAVSRPLQVARFVAGPQHRFSTLLRPVITALNAVANRLVRLLGVEPTDELASARTPGELVSLARHSAEAGTLEQDTADLFVRTLSLAGLTAQHVMTPRVKVSALQASATAADVLNLTRATGLSRFPVYRDRIDEVVGMVHLKNALGVPSGDRLRTPVSRIAVPPLLVPETLPVEQLLQRLRSEQPIAVVVDEYGGTAGVVTLEDIIEELVGEVRDEHDVEGADRPELTPVVADDGRSGWDVEGSTRVLTLHRIGLDVPEGPYETVAGLVADLLGRIPAPGDRAELPGWRISVRQVGHYRAEQVRFVRLTDLPDPSAERLTQELLEAVR
- a CDS encoding PH domain-containing protein; the protein is MTAPAPGPTGLPALPATFRPTLTRVVLLAVGAAMFVVITAVALVLENLGPGERTSFVFVALLFFGVLALLSRPRITADESGITVVNITRTRRLAWAEILRVNLRAGDPWVFLDLSDGTSLPALGIQPGIARKQAIRDARALRALTEFHGSGVNDATENG
- the hisG gene encoding ATP phosphoribosyltransferase, with amino-acid sequence MLRIAVPNKGSLSGPAMAMLHEAGYQQRKESKELVLVDPTNEVEFFYLRPRDIAIYVSSGRLDIGITGRDLLLDSGADAEEILQLGFARSTFRYATKPGTADGPQDFDGMTIATSYEGIVAAHLAEAGVKASVVHLDGAVETAIELGVAQVIADVVETGTSLRNAGLEVIGEPIMTSEAVVIRRKGADAEDPKVQQFLRRLQGVLVARTYVMMDYDCRVEHLERAVALTPGLESPTISPLHHEGWVAVRSMVASKEAQRIMDDLYELGARAILTTAIHACRL
- a CDS encoding phosphoribosyl-ATP diphosphatase, whose amino-acid sequence is MANKTFEELFAELQLKAADGDPSTSRTAELVGKGVHAIGKKVVEEAAEVWMAAEYEGKEAAAEEISQLLYHVQVMMVARGISLDDVYAHL
- the ribH gene encoding 6,7-dimethyl-8-ribityllumazine synthase, with the translated sequence MSGKGAPELSVRNCGDLRVAVIAAQWHEQVMDGLVDGALRALHDLGIDEPTLLRVPGSFELPVVAKVLAGRGYDAIVALGVIIRGGTPHFEYVSQGVTNGLTQVTVDTGVPVGFGVLTCDNEEQALDRAGLEGSNEDKGHEAVTAAVATAATLRTVSEPWR
- a CDS encoding bifunctional 3,4-dihydroxy-2-butanone-4-phosphate synthase/GTP cyclohydrolase II, coding for MTAQPTWLHDRTLEDLSLDPVEQAIRDIAAGRPVVVVDDEDRENEGDLVIAAEKATPEIVAFMMSECRGLICAPMENDELERLELPQMVTHNTESMQTAFTVSVDASAEHGVTTGISAADRATTLRLLAGGRAGPGDFVRPGHVFPLRARTGGVLVRNGHTEAAVDLARLAGLRPAGAIVEIAGEDGVMLRLPELVPFARKHGLTIISIEDLIAYRRSSEPTVRREAEVRLPTTFGPFTAYGYRSTVDGVEHVALVHGDIGDGEDVLVRVHSECLTGDIFQSQRCDCGPQLHTSMERVTAEGRGVVVYLRGHEGRGIGLLSKLRAYELQERGSDTLDANLELGLPADARDYAAGAQILRDLGVRTLRLMTNNPDKTAALVRHGLEVTGREPMPVQAGEHNLRYLRTKRDRMGHDLPWLDATASACGNQ